The following proteins are encoded in a genomic region of Loxodonta africana isolate mLoxAfr1 chromosome 27, mLoxAfr1.hap2, whole genome shotgun sequence:
- the SLC25A38 gene encoding mitochondrial glycine transporter isoform X2 — translation MIRKARPALLQPQDVGDRVETLVLHPAIKAFVCGSISGTCSTILFQPLDLIKTRLQTLQPLAHGSSHVGMFAVLLEVVRTESLLGLWKGMSPSIVRCVPGVGIYFGTLYSLKQYFLRGHPPTALESVILGAGSRSVAGVCMSPITVIKTRYESGRYSYQSISMALRSIYRSEGHRGLFSGLTATLLRDAPFSGIYLMFYTQTKNIVPQGLWAAWLLPRLGPPGPPQNSDGSNGMDSLRRDDGQDGPQVLTKRGLRKAWLDFCRGGFPHCPGVR, via the exons TTACACCCAGCAATCAAGGCTTTCGTGTGTGGGTCCATCAGTGGGACCTGCTCGACCATCCTTTTTCAACCTCTTGATCTCATTAAAACGCGCCTCCAGACTCTCCAGCCCTTGGCCCACGG GTCCAGTCATGTTGGGATGTTTGCTGTGCTCCTGGAGGTGGTTCGCACAGAGAGTCTTTTGGGCCTCTGGAAAGGGATGTCCCCC TCCATTGTGAGATGCGTCCCTGGTGTCGGGATCTACTTTGGCACTCTCTACTCCCTGAAGCAGTACTTCCTGCGAGGCCATCCCCCCACGGCCCTGGAGTCAGTAATCCTGGGGGCGGGCTCTCGCTCCGTGGCCGGGGTCTGCATGTCACCCATCACTGTGATCAAGACACGCTATGAG AGCGGCAGGTACAGCTACCAGAGCATCTCCATGGCCCTGAGGAGCATCTACCGCAGCGAGGGCCACCGCGGGCTCTTCAGCGGCCTGACAGCCACCCTCCTTCGTGACGCACCCTTTTCTGGAATCTACCTAATGTTTTACACCCAGACCAAAAACATAGTGCCCCAAG GACTATGGGCTGCGTGGCTTCTTCCAAGGCTGGGTCCCCCGGGCCCTCCGCAGAACTCTGATGGCAGCAATGGCATGGACAGTCTACGAAGAGATGATGGCCAAGATGGGCCTCAAGTCCTGACCAAGAGGGGCCTGCGAAAGGCCTGGCTCGATTTCTGCCGTGGCGGTTTCCCTCACTGTCCTGGCGTAAGATGA
- the SLC25A38 gene encoding mitochondrial glycine transporter isoform X1: MIRKARPALLQPQDVGDRVETLVLHPAIKAFVCGSISGTCSTILFQPLDLIKTRLQTLQPLAHGSSHVGMFAVLLEVVRTESLLGLWKGMSPSIVRCVPGVGIYFGTLYSLKQYFLRGHPPTALESVILGAGSRSVAGVCMSPITVIKTRYESGRYSYQSISMALRSIYRSEGHRGLFSGLTATLLRDAPFSGIYLMFYTQTKNIVPQDQLDAVFIPFVNFSCGIFAGVLASLVTQPADVIKTHMQLAPVKFRWIGQTVALIFKDYGLRGFFQGWVPRALRRTLMAAMAWTVYEEMMAKMGLKS; encoded by the exons TTACACCCAGCAATCAAGGCTTTCGTGTGTGGGTCCATCAGTGGGACCTGCTCGACCATCCTTTTTCAACCTCTTGATCTCATTAAAACGCGCCTCCAGACTCTCCAGCCCTTGGCCCACGG GTCCAGTCATGTTGGGATGTTTGCTGTGCTCCTGGAGGTGGTTCGCACAGAGAGTCTTTTGGGCCTCTGGAAAGGGATGTCCCCC TCCATTGTGAGATGCGTCCCTGGTGTCGGGATCTACTTTGGCACTCTCTACTCCCTGAAGCAGTACTTCCTGCGAGGCCATCCCCCCACGGCCCTGGAGTCAGTAATCCTGGGGGCGGGCTCTCGCTCCGTGGCCGGGGTCTGCATGTCACCCATCACTGTGATCAAGACACGCTATGAG AGCGGCAGGTACAGCTACCAGAGCATCTCCATGGCCCTGAGGAGCATCTACCGCAGCGAGGGCCACCGCGGGCTCTTCAGCGGCCTGACAGCCACCCTCCTTCGTGACGCACCCTTTTCTGGAATCTACCTAATGTTTTACACCCAGACCAAAAACATAGTGCCCCAAG ACCAGTTGGATGCAGTCTTTATTCCCTTTGTGAACTTCAGCTGTGGAATATTTGCTGGTGTTCTGGCCTCACTGGTAACTCAGCCTGCAGACGTTATCAAAACTCACATGCAGCTTGCCCCGGTGAAATTCCGGTGGATTGGCCAAACAGTTGCACTCATTTTTAAA GACTATGGGCTGCGTGGCTTCTTCCAAGGCTGGGTCCCCCGGGCCCTCCGCAGAACTCTGATGGCAGCAATGGCATGGACAGTCTACGAAGAGATGATGGCCAAGATGGGCCTCAAGTCCTGA